TGCCTTCGCGCGGCTGGACACCGCCGCGGCGCTGTCGATCCTGAAGGAAGACGACCTGATCGACCAGGAGTTCGACGGCTTCGTGCGCAAGCTGGTCACCTACATGATGGAAGACCCGCGCACCATCTCGGCCAGCCTGGACCTGTTGTTCCTGGCCAAGGCGATCGAACGCATCGGCGATCACGCCAAGAACATCGCCGAATTCATCATCTACATCGTCAAGGGCGCGGACGTGCGGCACACTTCGATGCAGGAAATCGAGTCTGCGCTGCAGTAGGCCCCACCAAAGCGAATGAAAAAACCACGCGTCCTGATCGTCGAAGACGAGTCGTCGATCGCCGAGCTGATCGCCGTCAACCTGCGCCACAACGGCTTCGAGCCGATCTGGTCGGAAGACGGCGTCTCGGCGCAACGCGAAATCGACGCCTTCCTGCCCGACCTGATCCTGCTCGACTGGATGCTGCCCGGCCAGAGCGGGCTGCAGCTGGCGCGCCAATGGCGCAAGGACCCGCGCACCAAGTCGGTCCCGATCCTCATGCTGACGGCGCGCGGTGACGAGCCCGACAAGGTGGCCGGCCTCGACGCCGGTGCCGACGACTACATCACCAAGCCCTTCTCCACCCAGGAGATGCTCGCGCGCATCCGTGCCGTGCTGCGCCGCCGCGCCCCGGAGGCGGTGGCCGAGCGCGTGGAGATCGGCGAGCTGGTGCTCGACACGGCCACGCACCGCGTGACCTGGCAGGGCGCCCCGCTGAAGGTCGGCCCGACGGAATTCAAGCTGCTCGGCTACCTGATGCAGCATGCCGAACGCGTGCACAGCCGCGCGCAGCTGCTCGACAAGGTGTGGGGCGACCATGTCTACATCGAGGAACGCACGGTCGACGTGCACGTCAAGCGCCTGCGCGAATCGCTCGGCGCGGCGGCGCCGATGGTCGAGACCGTGCGCGGTGCCGGCTATCGCCTGACGGCGCAAGCCACGGTTTGAACCGCGCAGCGCGCCGCGCTCGCGGCGGATAATCGCCTGCCATGCCTTTTCGCATCGCCACTTTCCTCGCGGCTTCGGCGGTCGCGGCGGGCCTCGCCGAGTGGTTCTTCGGCTGGCCTTTCGTGGGCTGGGGTGCGTGGATCGGCGCGCTCGCTTGGCTGGTGCTCGACGCCTGGCGCGCCAACCGCCTGCTGAACGTCCTGCGCCAGGGCGGCGCCGGCCTGCCATCGCGTGGTCCCGGCATCTGGGGCGAACTGGCCGAACGCATCCGCAAGCTGCTGCGCGAGCGCGAGCAGGAGACGCGCCAGGCGCAGGAACGGCTGCAGGAATTTCTGGCAGCGTTCCAGGCCTCGCCCAACGGCGTGGTGCTGGTCGACGAGCAGGGCCGCATCGAGTGGTGCAACCAGACGGCGGCGGCGCAGTTCGGCATCGATGCCGAGCGCGACATGCTGCAGCACCTGGCGAACCTGGTGCGCGACCCGGCCTTCGTGGCGTATCTCGCTTCTTGGAACTACAGCCGTGACGTCGTCATCGACGCGACGCACGCGCGCGGCCGCAGCGGCCAGCCGATGCGGCTGTCAGTGCAGGTGCATCCCTACGCCGGCAACCGCCGCATGCTGCTGTCGCGCGACATCACTGCGGTCGAGCAGGCCGAGGCGATGCGCCGTGACTTCGTGGCCAACGTCTCGCACGAGATCCGCACGCCGCTGACGGTGCTCGCCGGCTTCGTCGAGACGTTGCAGAACCTGCCGCTCGAGCCCGAGGAGCGCGCCCGCTACCTGGGCCTGATGGCGCAGCAGTCGCACCGCATGGAGACGCTGGTGAACGACCTGCTGACGCTGTCGCGGCTCGAGGGCAGTGCCGCACCGCCGCTCAGCCAGTGGACGCGGATGCGGGCGCTGATGGCCCAGTGCGAGGACGAGGGCCGCGGCCTGTCGAGCCGGCTGGCGCCGCAGGCCGGGCATCGGCTGTCGTTCAAGGTCGAGGCCGATTCCGAGATCGCCGGCGTGCCGACCGAGCTGCAGAGCGCGATGTCGAACCTGCTGAGCAATGCGATCCGCTACACCCCCGGTGGCGGCGAGGTCGGCGTGACCTGGCGCCTGCTGCCCGACGGGCGTGGCGAGTACGCGGTGCGCGACAGCGGCCCGGGCATCGCGGCGGAGCACATCCCTCGCCTGACCGAGCGCTTCTATCGGGTCGACCGCAGCCGTTCGCGCGAAACCGGCGGCACCGGCCTCGGGCTGGCCATCGTCAAGCACGTGGTGCAGCGCCATGGCGGTGAGCTGCGCATCGAGAGCACCGTGGGGCAGGGCTCGCGCTTCGCGCTGATCTTCCCGGTCACGCGCGTGCGGGCCGCGCGGGCTGCGGCAGGCGCGCTCGCCTGAGGGTGCGCCACAGCAGCGCCGCGAAGAGCAGCGCGGTCAGCCACAGCGCCGCGGCGCTCATCAGCCAGAAGGCGAGCGGCGATTGCATCGCCGGCCACGGGCCCAGGCCACGGTAGGCCAGCAGGTAGCTGCCGCCCAGGCCCACGCCCCACAGCAGCGCGCAATAAAGCACCAAGGGCGCGACCGTCACGCGATAGCTGCGCAGCACGAAGACGCACAGTGTCTGCGTGGCGTCGGCCAGGTGATAGCAGGCCGTCGCGAGCAGGAGGGTGGTTGCGAGGGCGGTAACGGCCAGGTCGTCGGTGTAGACGTCGGCGAGCCAGCCGCGTGCCAGCACCATCAGCGTCGCGATGACCAGCGCACCACCGAGCGTCAGTTCGAAGCCGCGCGCGCAGGCGCGTCGCGCCTGGGTCGCATCGCCCGCGCCCAGCCAGTAGCTCGCGCGCGCACTGGTGGCGATCGACAGCGACAGGGGCACCATGTAGGCCACGGCGGTGAGGTTCGAGGCGATCTGATGCGCCGCCGAAGCCGTGGCACCCAGGCGCGCGATGAACAAGGCCATCAGCGTGAAGGAAGTGACCTCGACCAGCACCGACAGCCCGCCCGGCACGCCCAGGCGCGCGAAGCGGCGCAGCTGCGGCCAGTCGGGCGCCTCGATGCGCGCCCAGAGCCCGTATGCGCGGTAGAAGGCCTGCGTGCGCAGCAGCCAGACCGCCAGCGCGAGCATGCCCCAGTTGACCACCAGCGTGGCCCAGCCGCAGCCGACCAGGCCGAGGGCCGGCAGCCCGGCGCCGCCGAACGCGAACCAGATCGACAGCGGCACCTTCAGCGCCAGCGCACCCATCTGCACCCAGGTCACGAGCTTCGGCTTGCCCAGGCCCTGGTTGAGCGTGCTGAACAGCCGGAACAGCAGCGCCGGTGGCAGCGCGAAGGCCAGCACGGTGAGGTAGGCCTCCACGTCGCCGCGCATGGTGTCGGGGACGGCGGTCCAGCGCAGCAGGGCGCCGGGCATCAGCAGCACGGCCATGCCGATCGCGATGGCGCCGCCGCACAGGTAGAGGGCCTGGCGTACCGATCGGCCGACCTCGGCCTGGCGCCGCGCGCCGTGGAGTTCGGCCCAGACCGGCAGCAGCGCCTGGAGACCGCCGATCAGCGTGACGAAGACGCTGATGAAGATGGCCGAGCCGACCGACAGCGCCGCCAGGGCATCCTGCGCATAGCGGCCGGCGACGATGGTGTCGGTGATCCCGAAGGCCATCACCGCGAACTGGCCGGCCAGCACGGTGCCGGCGTGCCGCGCGATCATCCGGCGTTCGCTGGTCACCGGGCGATGCGCTGGTAGAGAAAGATGTCGTCGCTCCCGCTGGTCGGTCGGCGGAAGCTGCCCACCAGTTGCCAGCGACTGAAGTCGATGGCCACGCCGGGGCGGCCGAGCGCGTCGGGGCTCACCAGCAACCACGGGCAGGCCGTGTCGACCGCATCGTCCGCACCTGCCGCTGCGGCAGCGGCAAGCGGCTTCAGGTTGAAGTGGCCGTGGAACTGGAGCGCCGCGATGTGCGGGCGCGTCAGGGCGAGGGCCGACACGCAAGGCGTCGTGCCGATGCGCTCGCCGATGGCGCGCACCTGCGGGGCATAGCTCAAGGCATGGTCAAGCGCCGGCAGCCACAGCGTGGTGCCGAGCAGCCAGCACAGCGCCGCGCCGCCGCCGGGCAGCACCAGCGTCTTCCAGAGCGCCGCCCGGTGGCGTCCGGTGCGCCACCGCACCAGCCAGCCCCACGCCAGCGTCGCCACGATCGCGAAGCCGAAGTTGAGCCAGGAGAACGTCGGCGCGAAGCCGGGCACCAGGCGCGTGATGCTCGCCGCCATCTTCGGCGGCACACCGGTCTGCATCGCGATCCAGTAGCCCCAGATGATGAAGGCCGCGCCGCTGAAGAAGAGCAGGGTGAACCAGTCGACCAGCGCTGCAGCACTGCGGCGGAAGGTCGGAAGCGCGAAGGCTGCCAGCGTGGCGAAGGCCGGCAGCGCCAGCAGCAGCGAACGGTCTGAGAAGTCGGTGGTCCAGGTGGCGGCCAGCGGCACCAGCGCGAACCACAGCGGCAGCATCACATGGCGCGCGGTGAGTTGCCGGCGCCAGCGCCAGAGCGTCCACAGCGCCAGCGGCCAGGCCGGCCAGGTGAACCACAGCAGCAGCTTGGCCTGGCTGCGCAGGTCCGCGCTCAGGGGGCGACCCTCCTGCTGCCCTGGCAAGGCGATCTGCCAGCGCCACAGCCCGAGGGCCACCGCCACGCCGATGGCAATCAGCGCGACGCCGGCGATCTCGAACGAGGCCATGGCCCGGTAGCGCGGCTCGTCGCTCGATGCATTGGCGACCTCGCGCCGATGGTCCAGGGCCACGAGCAGGGCGGCACCTGCGGCCAGGCCCAGACCGACCGAGGGGGCGCCGCTGAGGGACAGGCCGAGTGCGCCCACGCACAGGGCGAGGGTGGCGCCGACGCGGTGATAGGGCAGTGCCGCCACGCCGTAGAACAGATGGGCGATGAAGAAGAGCTGGGCCAGCGCCGGCGTGGTTTCGTGGCCGAGTTGCGCCAGGCCCAGGCAGGCGATCAGCGCCAGCAGGGCGCCGTCGGCGATCGCGCGCGCGTAGTCGGTCGGCTGGGCCTCACCGCCGAAGGCGAAGGCCACGGGCTGGGCGTTGGGTGTGCGCGCCAGGTGGTACACCGCGTACCAGGTGGCGGTGAAGGCACCCCAGAGGAGCAGCGCAAAGGCGATGCGCACCGCCAGATCGGGATGCACCCACGACGGAGCGATCTTGATCGCCGCGGCCCCGATCCAGTACGGCAGCAGCGCCGGCGGGTCCGGCCGCAGGCCGAGCAGCAGGGGATCGAGCCAATGGGCAAGACCCTCGGTGCTTCGGGCCAGCGCCGCCATGTAGCCGTAGGACGTGATGTCCGCGCTCTTCCACGGCCCTCGTCCCAGCAGGCCGGGCATCAGGTAGGCGGCACACAGCAGCAGGAGCGCCAGCCGCGGCAGGCGGCGGACGGCGCTCTGGGCAACGATGGCGGGCGTCGGCTGGGCGTTCAACGGAAGAGGACTGCGCTCGAAGGAAGAAAGAAAAAGGGCAGCGCGGTAAACCGGGCTGCCCTTGATCCGGGTCTGCGGGAAGCGGCGAGCTTACTTGGAAGCGGTGCCGGTGGTCTTGCCGAAGCGGTTGCGGAACTTCTCGACGCGGCCACCCATGTTGTCCACCGACTTTTGCGTGCCGGTGTAGAAGGGGTGCGATTCGCTCGTGGTGTCGAGCTTGAACAGAGGCAGTTCGCGACCGTCGTCGGTCTTGCCCATTTCCTTGGTGTTCGCGCACGAACGGGTCACGAACTTGAAGCCGTTCGACATGTCGACGAACAGAACTTCGCGGTAGTTCGGGTGAATGCCTTCTTTTGCCATGGTGTTTCCTTTGGGGTCGATGCGAGAGCCACACATCCGGAGCACCTGGCTCATAGACGGTTCCTTGGATCATCCTGATCGAGGAACGGCAGGGCACGGCGCCCGGCTGCACTTTTCGCGAAGCCCGTGATTATCGCATACTGGGCATTTGGCCCGTCAAGGCCTTCCTGAGGAACTGTTGTCCATGGCTTCCAGCGCTTCTCTGCGACCGGGCACGCCGATCCGCGTCGGCCTCGTCGG
The sequence above is drawn from the Variovorax sp. J2L1-78 genome and encodes:
- the phoB gene encoding phosphate regulon transcriptional regulator PhoB, with the translated sequence MKKPRVLIVEDESSIAELIAVNLRHNGFEPIWSEDGVSAQREIDAFLPDLILLDWMLPGQSGLQLARQWRKDPRTKSVPILMLTARGDEPDKVAGLDAGADDYITKPFSTQEMLARIRAVLRRRAPEAVAERVEIGELVLDTATHRVTWQGAPLKVGPTEFKLLGYLMQHAERVHSRAQLLDKVWGDHVYIEERTVDVHVKRLRESLGAAAPMVETVRGAGYRLTAQATV
- the phoR gene encoding phosphate regulon sensor histidine kinase PhoR; protein product: MPFRIATFLAASAVAAGLAEWFFGWPFVGWGAWIGALAWLVLDAWRANRLLNVLRQGGAGLPSRGPGIWGELAERIRKLLREREQETRQAQERLQEFLAAFQASPNGVVLVDEQGRIEWCNQTAAAQFGIDAERDMLQHLANLVRDPAFVAYLASWNYSRDVVIDATHARGRSGQPMRLSVQVHPYAGNRRMLLSRDITAVEQAEAMRRDFVANVSHEIRTPLTVLAGFVETLQNLPLEPEERARYLGLMAQQSHRMETLVNDLLTLSRLEGSAAPPLSQWTRMRALMAQCEDEGRGLSSRLAPQAGHRLSFKVEADSEIAGVPTELQSAMSNLLSNAIRYTPGGGEVGVTWRLLPDGRGEYAVRDSGPGIAAEHIPRLTERFYRVDRSRSRETGGTGLGLAIVKHVVQRHGGELRIESTVGQGSRFALIFPVTRVRAARAAAGALA
- a CDS encoding MATE family efflux transporter; this encodes MIARHAGTVLAGQFAVMAFGITDTIVAGRYAQDALAALSVGSAIFISVFVTLIGGLQALLPVWAELHGARRQAEVGRSVRQALYLCGGAIAIGMAVLLMPGALLRWTAVPDTMRGDVEAYLTVLAFALPPALLFRLFSTLNQGLGKPKLVTWVQMGALALKVPLSIWFAFGGAGLPALGLVGCGWATLVVNWGMLALAVWLLRTQAFYRAYGLWARIEAPDWPQLRRFARLGVPGGLSVLVEVTSFTLMALFIARLGATASAAHQIASNLTAVAYMVPLSLSIATSARASYWLGAGDATQARRACARGFELTLGGALVIATLMVLARGWLADVYTDDLAVTALATTLLLATACYHLADATQTLCVFVLRSYRVTVAPLVLYCALLWGVGLGGSYLLAYRGLGPWPAMQSPLAFWLMSAAALWLTALLFAALLWRTLRRARLPQPARPARA
- a CDS encoding type B 50S ribosomal protein L31 translates to MAKEGIHPNYREVLFVDMSNGFKFVTRSCANTKEMGKTDDGRELPLFKLDTTSESHPFYTGTQKSVDNMGGRVEKFRNRFGKTTGTASK